GGTGTAGGAGAAAACGGCAATCGACCGGCGATTGACTGCAGGCCATTGGCATCATCGGTGATGACCGACAGTTTCGGTTGATCGCTTCCGGTTGTGGTCTTCACAAGGGTGGTGAGCCGGGCCACGATATCCGGCAACCTGTTTCTCACGAACGCGAATACGCGCGACGTCTGCCCGCTGGCGCTCAAGCGGCCCGTTAAAACCTCAAAGCTGGAACATTCAGATTTGCGTCGCCCTCGAACGAGTCCTCCGTCGATGGTCAGGGTCCACTCCGTCTCTTCCTTCGGGGCGCGACATGCAACTGGCTGAACCGCTTCTATACGCGCACCGACGCGTAGCGCCCTGTTTCGCACGGTCACATGGTTCAATGTCGCCCGCGCAGGCAGGAACTCGCGCATCATGGTAACGACCTGCCGATACGGCATCTGTGCCGAAAGCCTGGCCTCAAGCGATAGTAGGTCCGCGGTCGCCCGCTCCGGAACGAATTCGGTCATCGGACTGTACGGATACTCCATCTGCAACGGCGTCTCGCACGGACAGCAGACAATCCGTGCACTGCGAAAGGGCACGGTACCAAAGACCGTATCCACCTTGCGAATCCGCCGGTCCTTGAGTTCGAGGAACCGGTGACAACGGGTACAGAAGCGTCGCAGCATGCAGACCTCTTCAGCTTGCGCTGCGACCTCAACCTTCTGGAGCCTGTGCAGCAAATCTTTTCCTTCGGCCAACGACAGCCCGACCTTCTCCGGCTCAAGTTGACGATAGGGACGTTCGAGCTGGCAGATTTCGAACGTATCTGTTTCATCCCCAATCGGTGGTGATCTCGACGCGAATTGTGATTTTCATCTCCAACTCCGGGAGAGTGAACCAAACCGTGGGAGGCAATTTCCGTCGACTTGACCAACGTCATTATCGACGACGCGACGGCGTCGAACCCGATCGAATACGGCGCGTGGAGTCAGCGAAGTCCCGGCGGTAGGAGCCCAGCGCGCCCGCGCGGCATGCGCGCCGTTTCCGCTATGCTGGCGACGTTGCCAACCGATCGGAGGTGCTATGCGACTGATCATCGAGGCCCGCGTAGAGGGTGGGGAAGCGCGTGCGACTGATGCAACGGTTCTTGCTGTGGTGGAACGAAATGACCTCAGCCTCGCCGACCTGGGACTGACACTCGCCGAAGGTCGTGCCTTGCTCGCCGAGGTTCAATCGTTTCTCGTGCCGGAGCAGACTGCCGGGTGGATGAAGAGCCAAATGGCTTGCCACCGCTGTGGCTCGATGCTGGCGCACAAGGACGCCCGATCGATCGTGCTGCGAACCGTGTTTGGCAAGGTCGACGTGCCGAGTCCGAGGCTCTGGTCATGCAGCTGCGCGGCAGAGCAAGGGCAACCGCGCCGCTCTTTGAGCCCACTGTGCAAGGCACTTCACCGGCGTGTGACACCGGAATTGGAGTACCTGCAGGCCAAGTGGGCCGCCCATCTACCATACCGTCAGGCCACTGAGCTACTTCGAGAGGTCCTTCCACTGGACAAAGGGATTTCCTTCGGTAGTACTCGTCGTCGAATCCTCGCCGTGGGCAGCGCGCTGGACGCGCAGATCAACCGCGATATCGCGTCTGGACCAAAACCGGTCGGCGGAGAGCCGGTTCGTGAATCGACCACCGTCGGCTGCGTGAGCGTCGACTCAGCGTGGCTGAGCTTCAGCAGCAGCCCCAGGAGCCGCAAGGCGGCCCGCGACCTTGCGGAGCTGAAATCGCCTTGGGCGCAGAAGATACCGCAGGATCGCCATGTCAACATCGTTGCGGGCCGTGCAACTCTCGCTGATCGCACCCCGCGTCTCTACGCGTACGTGCATAAGCTTGTGCCATCGGCGCCCGCGCGGCTGGACCAATTTCTCTTCGCAAGCGGCGTGGCTCCAGACGAGCGAGTCACCGTGATCAGCGATAACGCTGGCGAATTCTGCAAGGCTGTGGACGGCAGCCAGCTCGCTAGGGGACGGATCCTGGACTGGTTTCACATCGCGATGAAATTCAAGGCTGCCAGGAACTCGGTGTTTGGGAGCCAGGCGATGGAGCCTCACGAGCGAATCGCTGTGGAGACAGAGATCGATCACGCAAAGTGGTTGGTTTGGCATGGAAAGGGCCGGCAATCGGTGTCCCGTATCAAGGCCATGGATGCCACGCTGTTGGCTAAGGAAGGCTACGAGTTCTCCACGTTGTACTGGAACCTGCGCCGCCTG
This region of Paraburkholderia terrae genomic DNA includes:
- a CDS encoding ISKra4 family transposase yields the protein MRLIIEARVEGGEARATDATVLAVVERNDLSLADLGLTLAEGRALLAEVQSFLVPEQTAGWMKSQMACHRCGSMLAHKDARSIVLRTVFGKVDVPSPRLWSCSCAAEQGQPRRSLSPLCKALHRRVTPELEYLQAKWAAHLPYRQATELLREVLPLDKGISFGSTRRRILAVGSALDAQINRDIASGPKPVGGEPVRESTTVGCVSVDSAWLSFSSSPRSRKAARDLAELKSPWAQKIPQDRHVNIVAGRATLADRTPRLYAYVHKLVPSAPARLDQFLFASGVAPDERVTVISDNAGEFCKAVDGSQLARGRILDWFHIAMKFKAARNSVFGSQAMEPHERIAVETEIDHAKWLVWHGKGRQSVSRIKAMDATLLAKEGYEFSTLYWNLRRLYFYIETNAGTLVNYGMRYHKGLPISSSIAESAVNLVVSHRMAKKQQMRWTDEGAHCLAQVRVAVLNEEFSVEKLAVLTTTSAAANSPSTRRAA